The nucleotide sequence AACTCAAACAATTAGGCATCAGCGTTTCCCGCCGCAGCGCAGCGGAAAAAGCAGAAGAGTAGGGCGGCAGTAGGATAAAAGGTCGTCTGAAAGCATATGGCACGCCGCGGTATGTTTTCAGACGACCTTGTTTGCCATCAACTCGACCGCTTTTGCCGTATCCAACCCACTGATGCAAATCCGGTTCATTTATTGAATGCGCCATTCCCGTGCAGGCGGGAGAAGGAATCACGGCTGCGTGCGACAATCATTTGAATAACAGATATTTCTACCGTATCGTGTAGAATATAAAAATATTACAAAAGTTACTAACGGGCTGCCGGCTGTTCAGCAGCATCCGCATGGCGGTGAACGGACAGGAAACCGGAAGCTGGCGCGGGAACGCCGTATCGGTTTAAAGTTCGCCGGTTTTATCTTTAAATACTGACATTTATCCGTTTTCAGACGACCTCACGAACAAAGGTCGTCTGAAAACAACAAGGGGACACAATTGATGACGGAAAATGACCGCCTTGCCTGGCTGCAACTGGCGTTTACGCCTTATGTCGGCGCGGAGGGCTTCTTGCTCCTGCTGCAACGTTTCGGCAGCGCGAAAGCCGCGCTGGATGCTCCGGCGGAACAAATAGCCGCGGTGGTGCGCCACAAGCAGGCAGCCGAATCTTGGCGCAACGGCGAAAAACGGGCGTTGGCGCAAAAGGCTGCGGAAGCGGCGTTGCAATGGGAAACGCAGGACGGCTGCCGTTTGTTGCTGCTGCAAGATGATGATTTTCCCGAAATGCTGACGCAGGGCATTACCGCGCCGCCGGTTTTGTTTTTGCGCGGCAACGTGCAACTGCTGCACAAACCTTCCGCCGCCATCGTCGGCAGCCGCCATGCCACGCCGCAGGCGATGCGGATTGCCAAAGATTTTGGTAGGGCGTTGAGCGAAAGGGATATTCCTGTCGTGTCGGGTATGGCTTCGGGTATAGACACCGCCGCCCATCAAGGCGCGTTACAGGCGGGCGGCAGTACCATCGCCGTCTGGGGAACGGGCATAGACCGCATTTATCCGCCGTCCAATAAAAACCTTGCCTATGAAATCGCCGAAAAAGGGTTGATCGTCAGCGAGTTTCCTTTGGATACGCGGCCTTTTGCGGGCAACTTCCCGCGCCGCAACCGCCTGATCGCTGCATTGTCGCAGGTTACGCTGGTGGTCGAGGCCGCCTTGGAATCCGGTTCACTGATTACCGCCAAGCTGGCGGCGGAGATGGGGCGGGAGGTGATGGCGGTACCCGGTTCGATAGACAATCCGCACAGCAAAGGCTGTCACAAGCTGATTAAAGACGGCGCGAAATTGGTGGAATGTTTGGACGACATCCTTCACGAATGTCCGGGGCTATTGCAAAATGCGGCAGTTCCATCATATTCTATAAATAAGAAAAACAAAAAAACGGAAAAACGCACTGCCGTCAGAGAGACGTCGTCTGAACCTGTTTTACCGTTTTCAGACGACCTTCATGTCCGAAAACAGCCGGCGCAAGCCAATACGGTTGCCGCGCCGACAGCGGAAGACGGGCTGCTGGACGCCATGGGTTACGACCCCGTTCATCCCGATATATTGGCGCAGCAAACCGCATGGGCGGCGGCAGACGTTTACGCTCGACTGCTGGAATACGAACTCGACGGCATCGTCGCCGCCTTGCCGGGCGGACGCTATCAGCGCATAAAAGCATAATTGATTCATTCATTAAGGAACCAGCATGACAGAAGTCATCGCCTATCTCATCGAACACTTCCAAGATTTCGACAACTGCCCGCCGCCGGAGGATTTGGGCCGCCTGTTGGAAGATGCGGGTTTTGACGTAACGGAAATCGGCAATACGCTGATGATGATGGAAGTGTTGTTCAATACGTCCGAATTCGCCGCCGCGCCGTTCGACAGCCATGCCCTGCGCGTGTATTGCAACGAGGAAGTGGAAAACCTGCCGCAGGAAGTCATGGGGCTGATGCAGTATCTGGTTGCCGAACGCGCCATCACTTACGAGCAGCGCGAAATCGTCATCCACGCCCTGATGCACATCCCGCCCGAAGAAATCACACTCGATACGGCGAAAGTGCTGGTGTTGCTCTTATTGTGGGCGCACAAAAGCGAATTGCCCGTCTTAATCGGCGACGACCTGATGGGCGCGCTCAACGGCAAAGCGACCATGCATTAAACCTTTTCAGACGACCTTTTGACGCAGCTTGTTCAGAAAGGTCGTCTGAAACGCATCATCCAATACATTAAAAGAGAACAAACAATGGCGAAAAACCTCTTAATCGTCGAATCACCGTCCAAAGCCAAAACCCTGAAAAAATACCTTGGCGGCGATTTCGAAATTTTGGCCTCCTACGGCCACGTCCGCGACCTCGTCCCCAAAAACGGTGCCGTCGATCCCGAACACGACTTCGCCATGAAATACGAGCTGATCAAACGCAACGCCAAACACGTCGATGCGATTGTTGCCGGAGCTAAAGAAGCCGAAAACATCTACCTCGCAACCGACCCGGATAGGGAAGGCGAAGCGATTTCCTGGCACCTTTTTGAAATCCTCAAATCCAAACGCGGCCTGAAAAACATCAAGCCACAGCGTGTCGTGTTCCACGAAATCACCAAAAATGCCGTGCTCGATGCCGTCGCCAATCCGCGCGAAATCGAAATGGATTTGGTCGATGCGCAACAAGCCCGCCGCGCTTTGGACTATCTGGTCGGTTTCAACCTCTCGCCATTGTTGTGGAAAAAAATCCGCCGCGGCTTGAGCGCAGGCCGTGTGCAAAGTCCCGCCTTGCGTTTGATTTGCGAACGCGAAAACGAAATCCGCGCGTTTGAAGCGCAGGAATATTGGACGGTGCATCTCGACAGCCACAAAGGCCGCAGCAAGTTCACCGCCAAACTCGCCCAATACAACGGGGCGAAACTCGAACAATTCGACCTGCCAAACGAAGCCGCGCAAGCCGACGTGTTGAAAGAACTTGAAGGCAAAGAGGCCGTCGTTACCGCCATCGAAAAGAAAAAGCGCAACCGCAATCCCGCCGCGCCGTTCACCACATCCACCATGCAGCAGGATGCCGTGCGCAAACTCGGCTTCACCACCGACCGCACCATGCGTACCGCCCAGCAGCTTTACGAAGGTATAGACGTGGGGCAGGGCGCCATCGGTCTGATTACCTATATGCGTACCGACAGCGTGAACTTGGCTGACGAAGCGTTAACCGAAATCCGCCATTACATCGAAAACAAAATCGGCAAAGAATATCTGCCGAGTGCCGCCAAACAATACAAAACCAAATCCAAAAACGCCCAAGAAGCGCACGAAGCCATCCGTCCGACTTCCGTGTACCGCACGCCCGAAAGCGTCAAACCCTTCCTGAGTGCAGACCAGTTCAAACTCTATCAAATGATTTGGCAGCGTACCGTCGCCTGTCAGATGACGCCCGCCAAATTCGACCAAACCACCGTCGATATTACCGTCGGCAAAGGCGTATTCCGCGTAACCGGACAAGTGCAAACCTTCGCAGGCTTCCTCAGCGTTTACGAAGAAAGCAGCGACGATGAAGAAGGCGAAGACAGCAAAAAACTGCCCGAAATGAGCGAAGGCGACAAATTGCCCGTGGACAAACTCTACGGCGAGCAACACTTTACCACCCCGCCGCCGCGCTACAACGAAGCCACGCTGGTTAAAGCCCTCGAAGAATACGGCATCGGC is from Neisseria sicca and encodes:
- the topA gene encoding type I DNA topoisomerase, encoding MAKNLLIVESPSKAKTLKKYLGGDFEILASYGHVRDLVPKNGAVDPEHDFAMKYELIKRNAKHVDAIVAGAKEAENIYLATDPDREGEAISWHLFEILKSKRGLKNIKPQRVVFHEITKNAVLDAVANPREIEMDLVDAQQARRALDYLVGFNLSPLLWKKIRRGLSAGRVQSPALRLICERENEIRAFEAQEYWTVHLDSHKGRSKFTAKLAQYNGAKLEQFDLPNEAAQADVLKELEGKEAVVTAIEKKKRNRNPAAPFTTSTMQQDAVRKLGFTTDRTMRTAQQLYEGIDVGQGAIGLITYMRTDSVNLADEALTEIRHYIENKIGKEYLPSAAKQYKTKSKNAQEAHEAIRPTSVYRTPESVKPFLSADQFKLYQMIWQRTVACQMTPAKFDQTTVDITVGKGVFRVTGQVQTFAGFLSVYEESSDDEEGEDSKKLPEMSEGDKLPVDKLYGEQHFTTPPPRYNEATLVKALEEYGIGRPSTYASIISTLKDREYVTLEQKRFMPTDTGDIVNKFLTEHFAQYVDYHFTAKLEDQLDEIADGKRRWIPVMDKFWKPFIKQVEEKEGIERAKFTTQELDETCPKCGEHKLQIKFGKMGRFVACAGYPECSYTRNVNETAEEAAERIAKAEAEQAELDGRECPKCGGRLVYKYSRTGSKFIGCANYPKCKHVEPLEKPKDTGVQCPQCKKGNLVERKSRYGKLFYSCSTYPDCNYATWNPPVAEECPNCHWPVLTIKTTKRWGVEKVCPQKECGWKEQIEPPAPKE
- a CDS encoding DUF494 family protein; amino-acid sequence: MTEVIAYLIEHFQDFDNCPPPEDLGRLLEDAGFDVTEIGNTLMMMEVLFNTSEFAAAPFDSHALRVYCNEEVENLPQEVMGLMQYLVAERAITYEQREIVIHALMHIPPEEITLDTAKVLVLLLLWAHKSELPVLIGDDLMGALNGKATMH